A window of Aeromicrobium sp. A1-2 contains these coding sequences:
- a CDS encoding response regulator transcription factor has protein sequence MTTLRVAIVDDHAMFRTGVRAEIHGPADVVAEAEDVDSAVKVIAETKPDVVLLDVHMPGGGGLEVIRRLHLRHPDIKFLALSVSDAAEDVIGIIRAGARGYVTKNISGPELLDAINRVAAGDAVFSPRLAGFVLDAFAGTIEVAQIDEEIDRLTEREREVMRLIARGYAYKEVAKELFISIKTVETHVSSVLRKLQLSSRHELTRWANDRRLI, from the coding sequence ATGACGACACTGCGCGTCGCGATCGTCGACGACCATGCGATGTTCCGCACGGGCGTCCGGGCCGAGATCCACGGACCGGCGGACGTCGTTGCCGAGGCCGAGGACGTCGACAGCGCGGTCAAGGTCATCGCCGAGACCAAGCCTGACGTCGTGCTGCTCGATGTGCACATGCCCGGTGGCGGGGGGCTCGAGGTGATCCGCCGCCTGCACCTGCGGCACCCCGACATCAAGTTCCTCGCCCTGTCGGTCAGCGATGCGGCCGAGGACGTCATCGGCATCATCCGTGCGGGCGCTCGCGGCTACGTCACCAAGAACATCTCCGGCCCTGAGCTGCTTGATGCGATCAACCGGGTCGCCGCAGGTGACGCGGTCTTCTCCCCACGGCTGGCCGGGTTCGTCCTTGATGCGTTCGCTGGAACCATCGAGGTCGCCCAGATTGACGAGGAGATCGACCGACTCACCGAGCGCGAGCGCGAGGTCATGCGCTTGATCGCCCGCGGCTACGCGTACAAGGAGGTCGCCAAGGAGCTCTTCATCTCGATCAAGACCGTCGAGACGCATGTCTCCAGCGTCCTGCGCAAGCTGCAGCTCTCCAGCCGGCACGAGCTCACGCGTTGG
- a CDS encoding ATP-binding protein, translating into MTEYRRAYRPADRRLVGGVATGVAEHFAVPVIYVRLAFIVATWFHGVGVIGYLLLWRFLPLRRPDLPPGLESATRRGLRTSGRPGAFEIAQTLALGAVGVGVLVAIQATGRGIAGGAFAPLLIGVVGLAVIWRQFDDAALSRWMRQTRGWAFAARIAAGAALVATAGIYFITQERGWSALVDVGSAAAIAVVGLLLILGPWITKLLSDLSEERRERVRSQERADVAAHLHDSVLQTLALLQKNAGDSAAVATLARRQERELRAWLYGTDEQPGDSLVASLRASAADVEDTHRVPVEVIAVGDAPLDPDVTAIVRAAREAMINAAKHAHVDRIDVYSETDGRTVEVFVRDRGVGFDPEVIAEDRMGVRGSIVDRVERHGGTASIRSAPGGGTEVALSVPVRTADPAPTEEVSP; encoded by the coding sequence GTGACCGAATACCGACGCGCCTACCGACCCGCCGATCGTCGGCTCGTGGGCGGTGTCGCGACGGGGGTGGCCGAGCACTTCGCCGTGCCGGTCATCTACGTCCGGCTGGCGTTCATCGTCGCGACCTGGTTCCACGGCGTCGGCGTCATCGGCTATCTGCTGCTGTGGCGGTTCCTCCCGCTGCGCCGGCCCGACCTGCCACCGGGACTGGAGTCGGCGACCAGACGAGGGCTGCGCACCAGCGGTCGTCCGGGCGCGTTCGAGATCGCCCAGACCCTGGCCCTCGGGGCAGTCGGTGTGGGAGTCCTGGTCGCGATCCAGGCGACCGGTCGGGGCATCGCCGGGGGAGCATTCGCGCCATTGCTGATCGGTGTGGTGGGTCTTGCGGTGATCTGGCGCCAGTTCGACGATGCGGCGTTGAGTCGCTGGATGCGGCAGACGCGTGGCTGGGCGTTCGCGGCCCGAATCGCTGCCGGTGCAGCGCTGGTCGCGACCGCAGGGATCTACTTCATCACCCAGGAGCGCGGCTGGAGCGCCCTCGTCGACGTCGGCTCGGCCGCCGCCATCGCGGTCGTCGGGCTCCTGCTGATCCTCGGGCCGTGGATCACCAAGCTGCTGAGTGACCTGTCGGAAGAACGTCGCGAGCGGGTGCGGTCGCAAGAACGCGCCGACGTCGCCGCGCACCTGCACGACTCGGTGCTGCAGACCCTGGCCCTCCTGCAGAAGAACGCCGGTGACTCAGCGGCTGTGGCGACGCTCGCTCGGCGACAGGAGCGCGAGCTGAGGGCGTGGCTGTATGGCACGGACGAGCAGCCCGGCGACTCGCTGGTCGCTTCCCTGCGAGCCTCCGCGGCGGACGTCGAGGACACTCACCGCGTCCCGGTCGAGGTCATCGCGGTCGGTGACGCCCCCTTGGACCCCGACGTCACGGCGATCGTCAGGGCCGCGCGTGAGGCCATGATCAATGCCGCCAAGCACGCGCATGTCGACCGCATCGACGTCTACTCCGAGACCGACGGACGCACCGTTGAGGTCTTCGTCCGGGACCGGGGGGTCGGCTTCGACCCGGAGGTGATCGCCGAGGATCGCATGGGTGTGCGAGGCTCGATCGTCGACCGGGTCGAGCGGCACGGCGGCACAGCGTCCATCCGCAGCGCTCCGGGCGGGGGCACCGAGGTCGCTCTCAGCGTGCCCGTTCGAACCGCTGACCCGGCCCCGACAGAAGAGGTGAGTCCATGA